The Polyodon spathula isolate WHYD16114869_AA chromosome 3, ASM1765450v1, whole genome shotgun sequence genome has a segment encoding these proteins:
- the anln gene encoding anillin: protein MDPFTEKLLERTRARRENLQKKMADRSSAAARPVAKRTREPLAETNKQPLQPAEEVQPSTKPSPSKKRCSDNKEASAFGVENRLPISPDPLPEPSETARIPPEAPVSSVSTITKSVAATDKKGDTDVKCTSPARTSVKSRLQKLAEQRRYLDNDEPTLESAHLSPVQSQKKVPSPPRQTAVAVSSETPVGRKGRLANLAATIGSWEDDLSHPSVKRNNAQEQPGTTCLSKQSTTNGASACASSSSSNVKPHTTSYFQKTAEAPVNKPIISAQQGSVHLPVKSTQDFPPSPKKTEIPKLQSQSGRQIPSSPQKTEISKPLATLQSGRNIAHSPQKNEAPKAQSPFQLGRVLSPSPKKTTEVQALQSTKVASTLLQSREQLTKETHVQQQEKDTSSTPGGTGIKSFLERFGERCQERTTQSPPSSLGQRTATVTPNTKTVQERLLKAKQLTTTTADLTQKQRQERENELASIRNRFQKGNMWTCDKKDESSDTKPLQTNKDASETQEVQYSEPQQIQSFSAKGNEYEGSYLKSSGSSSPGITSILKETKLAASPVKSKPLIKVTFSSEEIKSTELLSRTDGKQDAHNCKYEVVREIELNVDEEEINSSGVIDDLFDGVLEEEQEQSKKSPKRETQSFEQEEDEEDNDELNISSMSLLTPLAETVNAVVTSPEISTPTSTAFDLSEPPDANRPTRFQRARVPYAESADSIELAGDDLLYSIDAYRSIRFKETERPQVKQVIVRKEDVYQKLEEKRNTGQVNIKQKMKILNDEINMQQTVIHQASQALNCCTDVEHGKGSQVEAEAERLLLVATERRVALLAEMNKLKKEGPSGQKASSTVKAQDSSASKGSVALSEIRLPLKADFICSAANKPDAENYYFFIMIRAGAENTVATPLSSTQNALCGDALSFPTKFTLPDVSSDFEIDMEVYSLVQRQDIPADKRRKGNKSKAITPKRLLTSLTKGNLQTPVLASPGGPNAVRTSHFALVGSHKLTLSSVGKNKFTLDKVQFLSPLEGHIYLKLQCQVGSSIEERGFLTMFEDVSGFGAWHRRWCVLSEYCISYWTYPDDEKRKNPIGRINLSNCTSRKIGPANREFCARPNTFELIAVRPQREDDRETLVSQCMNTMWVTKNWLSADTKEERNLWMQKLNQVLIDLRMWQPDACYRPI, encoded by the exons atggATCCGTTCACAGAG AAACTTCTAGAAAGAACTCGAGCCCGCCGAGAAAATCTCCAGAAGAAAATGGCAGATAGATCCTCAGCAGCTGCAAGACCAGTTGCAAAAAGAACCAGGGAACCTCttgcagaaacaaacaaacaaccactgCAGCCTGCAGAGGAGG tACAACCTTCCACCAAACCATCTCCATCAAAAAAAAGATGTTCAGACAACAAAGAAGCTTCTGCCTTTGGTGTAGAGAACAGGCTACCCATATCCCCTGATCCTTTGCCTGAACCATCTGAAACGGCTCGTATACCACCAGAAGCTCCTGTAAGCAGTGTTTCAACAATAACAAAGTCTGTCGCAGCCACTGACAAGAAGGGAGATACCGATGTGAAATGTACAAGTCCTGCAAGAACTTCAGTGAAATCCCGCTTGCAGAAACTGGCAGAACAGCGACGATACTTGGACAATGATG agccTACTTTGGAAAGCGCACACCTTTCACCTGTGCAGTCTCAAAAGAAAGTACCCTCGCCTCCTAGGCAGACAGCCGTTGCTGTATCATCTGAGACTCCAGTGGGAAGAAAAGGCAGATTAGCAAACCTTGCTGCCACAATTGGCTCGTGGGAAGATGACCTAAGTCACCCATCTGTAAAGAGAAACAATGCACAAGAACAGCCTGGCACCACTTGTTTATCAAAACAGTCCACTACAAATGGAGCATCTGCTTGtgctagcagcagcagcagcaatgtaaAGCCACACACTACATCCTATTTTCAAAAGACTGCTGAAGCCCCAGTGAATAAGCCAATCATTTCTGCTCAACAG GGTTCAGTGCATTTGCCGGTTAAGTCAACCCAAGATTTTCCACCAAGTCCCAAGAAAACCGAAATACCAAAACTACAGTCACAGTCGGGGAGACAAATTCCTTCCAGTCCCCAGAAAACAGAGATATCCAAACCACTGGCTACACTACAGTCAGGGCGAAATATTGCACACAGCCCTCAGAAAAACGAGGCACCCAAAGCACAGTCTCCATTTCAGTTAGGAAGAGTACTATCTCCCAGTCCTAAGAAAACAACTGAGGTACAGGCACTGCAGTCAACCAAAGTAGCTTCAACACTCCTCCAGTCAAGAGAACAGTTAACCAAAGAAACTCATGTTCAGCAACAGGAGAAGGATACATCATCTACACCAG GTGGAACAGGCATTAAATCTTTCCTTGAACGTTTTGGAGAACGTTGCCAGGAGCGCACAACCCAGAGTCCTCCAAGTAGCTTGGGACAAAGAACAGCCACTGTCACACCAAATACAAAGACTGTCCAGGAAAGGTTATTGAAAGCAAAGCAATTAACAACTACTACAGCTGATCTAACTCAAAAGCAGAGACAG GAGCGTGAAAACGAACTTGCGTCAATTCGTAATCGTTTCCAGAAGGGTAACATGTGGACTTGTGACAAGAAAGATGAAAGCTCAGATACGAAGCCGCTGCAAACTAACAAG gaTGCTTCTGAAACACAAGAGGTTCAATATTCTGAGCCCCAGCAGATACAATCTTTTTCTGCAAAAGGCAATGAATATGAGGGTTCATATTTAAAATCTTCAGGATCAAGTTCTCCag GTATTACAAGCATCCTTAAAGAAACAAAGCTGGCAGCCAGTCCTGTAAAATCCAAACCTTTGATAAAAGTGACTTTCTCATCAGAAGAAATTAAATCTACAGAACTTCTATCAAGAACAGATGGAAAGCAAGATGCTCATAACT gTAAATATGAAGTGGTGCGTGAAATTGAGTTGAATGTGGATGAAGAAGAGATCAACAGTTCAGGAGTCATTGATGATCTGTTTGATGGTGTCCTGGAGGAGGAGCAAGAACAAAGTAAGAAGAGCCCAAAAAGAGAAACGCAGTCGTTTGAAcaggaggaggatgaagaggataATGACGAACTAAATATTTCCTCAATGTCACTTCTCACACCCTTAGCTGAGACTGTAAATGCAGTAGTGACAAGTCCAGAG atTTCGACTCCAACCAGTACAGCTTTTGACCTTAGTGAACCTCCTGATGCAAACAGACCCACACGATTCCAGAGGGCTCGAGTGCCGTATGCAgagtctgctgacagcattgaaTTGGCTGGAGATGACCTGTTGTACAG TATTGATGCTTATAGATCAATAAGATTTAAGGAAACTGAACGTCCACAAGTTAAACAAGTGATTGTTCGTAAAGAGGATGTTTACCAAAAACTAGAAGAGAAGAGAAATACTGGCCAagtgaatataaaacaaaaaatgaag ATTCTGAATGATGAGATAAATATGCAACAGACTGTGATTCATCAGGCCAGCCAGGCATTAAACTGCTGCACAGATGTAGAGCATGGGAAAGGGTCCCAAGTGGAGGCTGAAGCTGAGAGGTTGCTTCTTGTTGCCA ctgAGAGAAGAGTGGCTCTGCTTGCAGAGATGAATAAACTTAAGAAAGAGGGACCTTCTGGTCAAAAGGCCTCAAGCACAGTTAAAGCACAAGACAGCTCTGCTTCCAAAGGGTCAGTGGCACTGTCAGAGATACGTCTGCCTCTGAAAGCTGATTTCATTTGCTCTGCTGCCAACaagccag ATGCAGAAAACTATTATTTCTTCATAATGATCAGAGCTGGAGCCGAAAACACAGTTGCTACACCATTATCCAGTACCCAAAATGCATTGTGTGGAGATGCCCTGTCATTCCCGACCAAGTTTACATT ACCAGATGTGTCAAGTGACTTTGAAATAGATATGGAAGTTTACAGTTTG GTACAAAGGCAGGACATACCTGCTGACAAGAGGAGAAAAGGCAACAAATCAAAG gctATTACACCAAAGCGACTACTTACTTCACTTACT aaggGTAACCTTCAAACACCAG TTCTGGCCAGTCCTGGAGGCCCCAATGCAGTTCGTACCAGTCATTTTGCATTGGTTGGATCACACAAACTAACTCTGTCCTCAGTTGGGAAAAATAAATTTACACTGGATAAG GTTCAATTTTTGTCTCCTCTGGAAGGCCATATTTATCTGAAACTTCAATGTCAGGTTGGATCGTCAATTGAAGAACGAGGATTTTTG ACAATGTTTGAAGATGTAAGTGGATTTGGAGCTTGGCATAGACGATGGTGTGTACTCTCAGAATATTGCATCTCGTACTGGACCTACCCAGATGATGAAAAGCGCAAG AACCCAATTGGTCGGATAAACCTTTCTAATTGTACAAGCAGGAAGATTGGTCCAGCAAACCGGGAATTCTGTGCTCGCCCCAATACGTTTGAATTAATTGCAGTCAGACCTCAGCGAGAAGATGACAGAGAAACACTGGTTAGCCAGTGTATGAACACAATGTGGGTTACCAA aaACTGGCTGTCTGCAGACACAAAGGAAGAACGTAACCTATGGATGCAGAAACTGAATCAAGTTTTAATTGACCTGCGCATGTGGCAACCTGATGCTTGTTATAGGCCTATTTAA
- the LOC121312999 gene encoding ELL-associated factor 1-like: MNGSSNPLLDKGEHVLKLGESFEKRPKSSFHTIRYDFKPASIDTSCEGELQVGKGDEVTITLPHIPGSTPPMTVFKGNKRPYQKDCVLIINHDTGDFVLEKLSSSIQVKKTRAEGSSKIQARIEQQSVRATQPPLQFRAPTKPGAGVKTSPSKDNPSPEPQLDDIKRELRAEVEVIEQMSSSSGSSSSSDSGSSSGSEDDSSSSEEEEEAHPSPTQHQQYSSRNPVSNGTSQPQGSNQIMSTLRNDLQLSESGSDSDD, from the exons ATGAATGGGAGTTCCAACCCGTTGTTAGATAAAGGGGAACATGTTTTGAAGCTGGGAGAGAGCTTTGAAAAGCGACCCAAATCGTCTTTTCACACCATCCGAT ATGATTTTAAACCAGCATCTATTGACACTTCATGTGAAGGGGAGCTTCAAGTGGGTAAAGGGGATGAAGTGACAATCACATTACCCCACATTCCG GGTTCTACACCACCTATGACTGTGTTCAAAGGTAACAAAAGACCATATCAAAAAGACTGTGTGCTTATCATTAACCACGACACTGGAGACTTTGTGCTGGAGAAACTCAGCAGCAGTATACAAGTAAAGAAAACCAG AGCTGAAGGCAGCAGTAAAATTCAGGCCCGGATAGAACAGCAGTCAGTCCGGGCAACCCAACCTCCATTACAGTTCAGAGCCCCGACCAAGCCTGGTGCGGGAGTGAAAACATCTCCCTCCAAGGACAACCCATCCCCTGAACCTCAAttagatgatattaagagag AGCTGCGTGCTGAGGTGGAGGTCATTGAACAGATGAGCAGCAGCAGCGGCAGTAGCAGCTCCTCAGACTCGGGGAGCTCCTCCGGCAGCGAGGACGACAGCTCCAGCagtgaagaagaggaggaggccCACCCCTCCCCAACACAACACCAGCAGTACAGCAGCAGAAACCCCGTCTCCAACGGCACCAGTCAACCACAGGGCAGCAACCAGATCATGAGCACTCTCA gaaatgacTTACAGCTGAGTGAGTCTGGAAGCGACAGTGATGACTGA